The Vicia villosa cultivar HV-30 ecotype Madison, WI unplaced genomic scaffold, Vvil1.0 ctg.001122F_1_1, whole genome shotgun sequence genome includes a window with the following:
- the LOC131633378 gene encoding chromatin-remodeling ATPase INO80-like: MKISRSLKWNRGASIRTWKLARDMLLFWKRIDKEMAEVRKIEEKEAVEALRREQELREAKRQQQRLTFLIQQTELYSHFMKNKSDLLSPEVAGASFDNAFDNECLRLRQVGEADSLTHEVGGASNIDLQTP; the protein is encoded by the exons ATGAAAATTAGTAGATCACTTAAATGGAATAGGGGTGCTAGCATTCGCACCTGGAAACTAGCTAGAGACATGTTGCTGTTCTGGAAACGAATAGATAAGGAGATG GCCGAAGTGAGAAAAATAGAGGAGAAAGAAGCGGTTGAAGCTTTGAGACGTGAACAGGAGCTTCGAGAAGCTAAGAGACAGCAACAAAGGCTTACCTTTCTGATACAACAAACTGAGCTCTACAGTCACTTTATGAAGAATAAGTCAGATTTACTATCTCCGGAAGTTGCAGGAGCGAGTTTTGACAATGCTTTTGACAATGAATGTTTGAGGCTGCGACAGGTGGGTGAAGCTGATTCACTTACGCATGAAGTTGGAGGAGCGAGTAATATTGATTTGCAAACCCC ATAA